The following are encoded together in the Zingiber officinale cultivar Zhangliang chromosome 8A, Zo_v1.1, whole genome shotgun sequence genome:
- the LOC122008075 gene encoding uncharacterized protein LOC122008075: MVGGIRMRDFPSCFGESGIQVSDSSSSSGGNSKSAQNLVTCLYQAQLFGRPSLITVTWSKNLMGQSLSIEIDELAGESPCKLEIKPWLFSKRKGFKSLNVEEGKINLFWDLSAAKFGPGPEPLECYYVAVVVDHELVLLLGDLSHEARQKTNAVPGPSSAAFIAKREHIYGRNSYSTKAQFCNNGNFHDVSIECDTVGVKDPCLEICIDNKRVMQIKRLAWKFRGNQTILVDGLPVEVFWDVHSWLFGPPNANAVFMFQTCLSAEKFFPWSATSQLLKQSHLQSLGFSLILHAWKTEQV; this comes from the coding sequence ATGGTCGGAGGCATCAGGATGAGGGATTTTCCTTCCTGCTTCGGCGAAAGCGGAATCCAGGTCTCCGACTCTTCATCGTCGTCGGGGGGCAACAGCAAGTCCGCCCAGAACCTCGTAACTTGTCTTTACCAAGCGCAGCTCTTCGGCCGTCCGTCCCTGATCACGGTCACATGGAGCAAGAACCTGATGGGCCAAAGCCTCAGCATCGAAATCGATGAGTTAGCCGGCGAGTCGCCCTGCAAGTTAGAGATCAAGCCTTGGCTTTTCTCCAAGAGAAAGGGCTTCAAGAGCTTGAACGTGGAGGAAGGCAAGATCAACCTGTTTTGGGATCTCTCCGCCGCCAAGTTCGGACCGGGGCCTGAGCCACTAGAGTGTTACTACGTCGCCGTCGTCGTCGACCATGAGCTAGTCCTCCTGCTGGGCGATCTGTCCCACGAAGCCCGTCAGAAGACAAACGCCGTCCCTGGCCCGTCAAGCGCAGCATTCATAGCCAAGAGAGAGCACATCTACGGCAGGAATTCCTATTCGACGAAAGCTCAATTCTGCAACAACGGCAATTTTCACGATGTTTCAATAGAGTGCGACACCGTCGGCGTCAAGGATCCATGCCTCGAGATATGCATCGACAATAAAAGGGTAATGCAGATCAAGCGACTCGCGTGGAAATTTCGCGGCAATCAAACTATCCTAGTCGACGGCCTTCCCGTCGAGGTGTTCTGGGATGTTCACAGTTGGCTTTTCGGTCCCCCGAACGCCAATGCAGTCTTCATGTTCCAGACATGCCTCTCGGCCGAAAAGTTCTTTCCTTGGTCTGCAACATCACAACTTCTGAAACAATCTCACCTGCAAAGCCTTGGTTTTTCGTTGATACTACATGCCTGGAAAACTGAACAGGTGTAG